The following proteins come from a genomic window of Ictalurus furcatus strain D&B chromosome 26, Billie_1.0, whole genome shotgun sequence:
- the LOC128602537 gene encoding interleukin-5 receptor subunit alpha-like isoform X5: MYTEIRLCNFTRSDPESVTMPAFTMRLCGLLLTLSVVLAYEKDICDICEEAQTSVILKNHENHINSSLPEIQCLIYNVNLLSCSWSTDSLAEDAQYSASFQFCSTTEDHPLNCISGSLQKFVECQGQIKMIDEMDETDVAVKVNISINGYWYSICHVYDLAQIEKLDAPQNITTVIKSTNLEIQWLPPRSCCFQKQECFIYELKINNEKVEDALKGMLAYNKTNFEPTRSYTIQIRVKQSKACASAQHWSDWSEAVGYLRSCFLLFQTHPRMFKCFLRKMSLIRLYLLNKLKGPKKGPKSLR, from the exons ATGTACA CAGAAATTCGTCTCTGTAACTTTACACGAAGTGACCCTGAGAG TGTTACCATGCCAGCGTTTACTATGAGGCTGTGTGGACTTCTGTTGACTCTCTCCGTGGTTCTGGCATATGAAAAGG ATATATGTGACATCTGTGAAGAG GCTCAAACATCTGTAATACTGAAGAACCATGAGAATCACATAAATTCAA GTTTACCTGAAATCCAATGTTTGATTTATAATGTAAATTTATTAAGTTGTTCCTGGAGCACAGATTCACTTGCTGAGGATGCACAATATTCTGCTTCATTTCA ATTTTGCAGCACAACAGAGGACCACCCTTTAAACTGTATCTCAGGAAGTTTACAGAAATTTGTTGAATGCCAAGGCCAAATTAAGATGATAGATGAGATGGATGAGACAGATGTGGCTGTTAAGGTCAATATTTCCATAAATGGTTACTGGTACAGCATCTGCCATGTTTATGATCTAGCACAGATTG AGAAGCTGGATGCCCCACAAAATATTACAACTGTAATCAAGTCAACAAACTTAGAGATACAGTGGTTGCCGCCAAGAAGTTGTTGTTTTCAAAAAcaagaatgttttatttatgagTTGAAGATTAATAATGAG AAAGTAGAGGATGCATTGAAGGGTATGCTGgcatataacaaaacaaactttgAACCAACAAGGAGTTACACTATTCAAATAAGGGTTAAACAGTCCAAGGCCTGTGCCTCTGCTCAACACTGGAGTGACTGGAGTGAAGCCGTGG GTTATTTGAGAAGCTGTTTCCTTCTATTCCAAACCCATCCAAGAATGTTCAAATGCTTCTTGAGAAAAATGAGTTTAATCAG GTTATACCTCCTAAACAAATTGAAGGGGCCGAAGAAGGGGCCGAAATCCTTGAGGTGA
- the LOC128602537 gene encoding interleukin-5 receptor subunit alpha-like isoform X3 encodes MPAFTMRLCGLLLTLSVVLAYEKDICDICEEAQTSVILKNHENHINSSLPEIQCLIYNVNLLSCSWSTDSLAEDAQYSASFQFCSTTEDHPLNCISGSLQKFVECQGQIKMIDEMDETDVAVKVNISINGYWYSICHVYDLAQIEKLDAPQNITTVIKSTNLEIQWLPPRSCCFQKQECFIYELKINNEKVEDALKGMLAYNKTNFEPTRSYTIQIRVKQSKACASAQHWSDWSEAVVVSQSRNIYHLNASVIASIAFVLPMILLAIFLVCKFQRLFEKLFPSIPNPSKNVQMLLEKNEFNQVIPPKQIEGAEEGAEILEVIG; translated from the exons ATGCCAGCGTTTACTATGAGGCTGTGTGGACTTCTGTTGACTCTCTCCGTGGTTCTGGCATATGAAAAGG ATATATGTGACATCTGTGAAGAG GCTCAAACATCTGTAATACTGAAGAACCATGAGAATCACATAAATTCAA GTTTACCTGAAATCCAATGTTTGATTTATAATGTAAATTTATTAAGTTGTTCCTGGAGCACAGATTCACTTGCTGAGGATGCACAATATTCTGCTTCATTTCA ATTTTGCAGCACAACAGAGGACCACCCTTTAAACTGTATCTCAGGAAGTTTACAGAAATTTGTTGAATGCCAAGGCCAAATTAAGATGATAGATGAGATGGATGAGACAGATGTGGCTGTTAAGGTCAATATTTCCATAAATGGTTACTGGTACAGCATCTGCCATGTTTATGATCTAGCACAGATTG AGAAGCTGGATGCCCCACAAAATATTACAACTGTAATCAAGTCAACAAACTTAGAGATACAGTGGTTGCCGCCAAGAAGTTGTTGTTTTCAAAAAcaagaatgttttatttatgagTTGAAGATTAATAATGAG AAAGTAGAGGATGCATTGAAGGGTATGCTGgcatataacaaaacaaactttgAACCAACAAGGAGTTACACTATTCAAATAAGGGTTAAACAGTCCAAGGCCTGTGCCTCTGCTCAACACTGGAGTGACTGGAGTGAAGCCGTGG TGGTCAGCCAATCTAGAAATATCTATCATCTTAACGCAAGTGTGATTGCATCCATTGCGTTTGTGCTTCCTATGATTCTTTTGGCTATTTTTCTGGTCTGCAAGTTCCAAAG GTTATTTGAGAAGCTGTTTCCTTCTATTCCAAACCCATCCAAGAATGTTCAAATGCTTCTTGAGAAAAATGAGTTTAATCAG GTTATACCTCCTAAACAAATTGAAGGGGCCGAAGAAGGGGCCGAAATCCTTGAGGTGATAGGTTAA
- the LOC128602537 gene encoding interleukin-5 receptor subunit alpha-like isoform X1 produces MYTEIRLCNFTRSDPESVTMPAFTMRLCGLLLTLSVVLAYEKDICDICEEAQTSVILKNHENHINSSLPEIQCLIYNVNLLSCSWSTDSLAEDAQYSASFQFCSTTEDHPLNCISGSLQKFVECQGQIKMIDEMDETDVAVKVNISINGYWYSICHVYDLAQIEKLDAPQNITTVIKSTNLEIQWLPPRSCCFQKQECFIYELKINNEKVEDALKGMLAYNKTNFEPTRSYTIQIRVKQSKACASAQHWSDWSEAVVVSQSRNIYHLNASVIASIAFVLPMILLAIFLVCKFQRLFEKLFPSIPNPSKNVQMLLEKNEFNQVIPPKQIEGAEEGAEILEVIG; encoded by the exons ATGTACA CAGAAATTCGTCTCTGTAACTTTACACGAAGTGACCCTGAGAG TGTTACCATGCCAGCGTTTACTATGAGGCTGTGTGGACTTCTGTTGACTCTCTCCGTGGTTCTGGCATATGAAAAGG ATATATGTGACATCTGTGAAGAG GCTCAAACATCTGTAATACTGAAGAACCATGAGAATCACATAAATTCAA GTTTACCTGAAATCCAATGTTTGATTTATAATGTAAATTTATTAAGTTGTTCCTGGAGCACAGATTCACTTGCTGAGGATGCACAATATTCTGCTTCATTTCA ATTTTGCAGCACAACAGAGGACCACCCTTTAAACTGTATCTCAGGAAGTTTACAGAAATTTGTTGAATGCCAAGGCCAAATTAAGATGATAGATGAGATGGATGAGACAGATGTGGCTGTTAAGGTCAATATTTCCATAAATGGTTACTGGTACAGCATCTGCCATGTTTATGATCTAGCACAGATTG AGAAGCTGGATGCCCCACAAAATATTACAACTGTAATCAAGTCAACAAACTTAGAGATACAGTGGTTGCCGCCAAGAAGTTGTTGTTTTCAAAAAcaagaatgttttatttatgagTTGAAGATTAATAATGAG AAAGTAGAGGATGCATTGAAGGGTATGCTGgcatataacaaaacaaactttgAACCAACAAGGAGTTACACTATTCAAATAAGGGTTAAACAGTCCAAGGCCTGTGCCTCTGCTCAACACTGGAGTGACTGGAGTGAAGCCGTGG TGGTCAGCCAATCTAGAAATATCTATCATCTTAACGCAAGTGTGATTGCATCCATTGCGTTTGTGCTTCCTATGATTCTTTTGGCTATTTTTCTGGTCTGCAAGTTCCAAAG GTTATTTGAGAAGCTGTTTCCTTCTATTCCAAACCCATCCAAGAATGTTCAAATGCTTCTTGAGAAAAATGAGTTTAATCAG GTTATACCTCCTAAACAAATTGAAGGGGCCGAAGAAGGGGCCGAAATCCTTGAGGTGATAGGTTAA
- the LOC128602537 gene encoding interleukin-5 receptor subunit alpha-like isoform X2 translates to MYKIRLCNFTRSDPESVTMPAFTMRLCGLLLTLSVVLAYEKDICDICEEAQTSVILKNHENHINSSLPEIQCLIYNVNLLSCSWSTDSLAEDAQYSASFQFCSTTEDHPLNCISGSLQKFVECQGQIKMIDEMDETDVAVKVNISINGYWYSICHVYDLAQIEKLDAPQNITTVIKSTNLEIQWLPPRSCCFQKQECFIYELKINNEKVEDALKGMLAYNKTNFEPTRSYTIQIRVKQSKACASAQHWSDWSEAVVVSQSRNIYHLNASVIASIAFVLPMILLAIFLVCKFQRLFEKLFPSIPNPSKNVQMLLEKNEFNQVIPPKQIEGAEEGAEILEVIG, encoded by the exons ATGTACA AAATTCGTCTCTGTAACTTTACACGAAGTGACCCTGAGAG TGTTACCATGCCAGCGTTTACTATGAGGCTGTGTGGACTTCTGTTGACTCTCTCCGTGGTTCTGGCATATGAAAAGG ATATATGTGACATCTGTGAAGAG GCTCAAACATCTGTAATACTGAAGAACCATGAGAATCACATAAATTCAA GTTTACCTGAAATCCAATGTTTGATTTATAATGTAAATTTATTAAGTTGTTCCTGGAGCACAGATTCACTTGCTGAGGATGCACAATATTCTGCTTCATTTCA ATTTTGCAGCACAACAGAGGACCACCCTTTAAACTGTATCTCAGGAAGTTTACAGAAATTTGTTGAATGCCAAGGCCAAATTAAGATGATAGATGAGATGGATGAGACAGATGTGGCTGTTAAGGTCAATATTTCCATAAATGGTTACTGGTACAGCATCTGCCATGTTTATGATCTAGCACAGATTG AGAAGCTGGATGCCCCACAAAATATTACAACTGTAATCAAGTCAACAAACTTAGAGATACAGTGGTTGCCGCCAAGAAGTTGTTGTTTTCAAAAAcaagaatgttttatttatgagTTGAAGATTAATAATGAG AAAGTAGAGGATGCATTGAAGGGTATGCTGgcatataacaaaacaaactttgAACCAACAAGGAGTTACACTATTCAAATAAGGGTTAAACAGTCCAAGGCCTGTGCCTCTGCTCAACACTGGAGTGACTGGAGTGAAGCCGTGG TGGTCAGCCAATCTAGAAATATCTATCATCTTAACGCAAGTGTGATTGCATCCATTGCGTTTGTGCTTCCTATGATTCTTTTGGCTATTTTTCTGGTCTGCAAGTTCCAAAG GTTATTTGAGAAGCTGTTTCCTTCTATTCCAAACCCATCCAAGAATGTTCAAATGCTTCTTGAGAAAAATGAGTTTAATCAG GTTATACCTCCTAAACAAATTGAAGGGGCCGAAGAAGGGGCCGAAATCCTTGAGGTGATAGGTTAA
- the LOC128602537 gene encoding interleukin-5 receptor subunit alpha-like isoform X4 codes for MRLCGLLLTLSVVLAYEKDICDICEEAQTSVILKNHENHINSSLPEIQCLIYNVNLLSCSWSTDSLAEDAQYSASFQFCSTTEDHPLNCISGSLQKFVECQGQIKMIDEMDETDVAVKVNISINGYWYSICHVYDLAQIEKLDAPQNITTVIKSTNLEIQWLPPRSCCFQKQECFIYELKINNEKVEDALKGMLAYNKTNFEPTRSYTIQIRVKQSKACASAQHWSDWSEAVVVSQSRNIYHLNASVIASIAFVLPMILLAIFLVCKFQRLFEKLFPSIPNPSKNVQMLLEKNEFNQVIPPKQIEGAEEGAEILEVIG; via the exons ATGAGGCTGTGTGGACTTCTGTTGACTCTCTCCGTGGTTCTGGCATATGAAAAGG ATATATGTGACATCTGTGAAGAG GCTCAAACATCTGTAATACTGAAGAACCATGAGAATCACATAAATTCAA GTTTACCTGAAATCCAATGTTTGATTTATAATGTAAATTTATTAAGTTGTTCCTGGAGCACAGATTCACTTGCTGAGGATGCACAATATTCTGCTTCATTTCA ATTTTGCAGCACAACAGAGGACCACCCTTTAAACTGTATCTCAGGAAGTTTACAGAAATTTGTTGAATGCCAAGGCCAAATTAAGATGATAGATGAGATGGATGAGACAGATGTGGCTGTTAAGGTCAATATTTCCATAAATGGTTACTGGTACAGCATCTGCCATGTTTATGATCTAGCACAGATTG AGAAGCTGGATGCCCCACAAAATATTACAACTGTAATCAAGTCAACAAACTTAGAGATACAGTGGTTGCCGCCAAGAAGTTGTTGTTTTCAAAAAcaagaatgttttatttatgagTTGAAGATTAATAATGAG AAAGTAGAGGATGCATTGAAGGGTATGCTGgcatataacaaaacaaactttgAACCAACAAGGAGTTACACTATTCAAATAAGGGTTAAACAGTCCAAGGCCTGTGCCTCTGCTCAACACTGGAGTGACTGGAGTGAAGCCGTGG TGGTCAGCCAATCTAGAAATATCTATCATCTTAACGCAAGTGTGATTGCATCCATTGCGTTTGTGCTTCCTATGATTCTTTTGGCTATTTTTCTGGTCTGCAAGTTCCAAAG GTTATTTGAGAAGCTGTTTCCTTCTATTCCAAACCCATCCAAGAATGTTCAAATGCTTCTTGAGAAAAATGAGTTTAATCAG GTTATACCTCCTAAACAAATTGAAGGGGCCGAAGAAGGGGCCGAAATCCTTGAGGTGATAGGTTAA